The Lycium barbarum isolate Lr01 chromosome 12, ASM1917538v2, whole genome shotgun sequence genome includes a region encoding these proteins:
- the LOC132624338 gene encoding uncharacterized protein LOC132624338, with protein MKPRGVVDTRYDLEVAYQEEQSHVSASIEDDPIDCLRDDQVDGEEVDGSSYQPVVNEDGHDLIDGEDDGQQVKKRRLEVKKRRKKRRLEVKKRIFLIVMIHKISSKPKKRTKRKMRTIENISLSICFMSGIGSKRDEQSNGKGGKSRRKKKPRAVERQAVQLPAIIPSRTLPSHTGPSHVNESSLRPPGVEVNHSQPQNTNFVPPKIPSGPLLSHTAPLHVNQSFLHQSSVEANHSQPHNNDFVPPIIPSRLLYSHTDPLHINKHASPQPSLNNRSQPHNIESQPQPNQSQPINQETEPLMSPSTNVTPATSFSTVGNGDDDQRIWIVPEAARFHPHKQVIQGITDCICSKFELARPSWKKFPESTHNMWFEEFKKKFRWLPHYNHAIRRNFEKRAVARMSQLFQDVRKNLTVKPHWMGDAVFKEMKEHWESPEFKEKSEQNKKNRDSNAGASLHTGGCIPHRVIFKRMKEATGKDPSISDFYFRTHRKKSDSSWVNEKAEATYREKTSKSFSSPIKNAAAGHIAHCAFYIMSLDLISEKLGSPSALEDK; from the exons ATGAAGCCAAGAGGAGTTGTGGATACAAGATATGATCTGGAAGTTGCTTACCAAGAGGAGCAATCACATGTTAGTGCAAGTATAGAGGATGACCCAATTGATTGCTTAAGAGATGACCAAGTTGATGGTGAAGAGGTTGATGGAAGTAGTTATCAACCCGTTGTCAATGAAGATGGACATGATTTAATTGACGGGGAAGATGATGGGCAGCAGGTGAAGAAGAGGAGGCTGGAAgtgaagaagaggaggaagaagaggaggcTGGAAGTGAAGAAGAGGATATTTTTGATAGTGATGATTCACAAGATCAGCTCCAAACCAAAGAAGAGGACGAAGAGGAAGATGAGGACGATTGAGAATATTAGTTTGTCAATTTGTTTT ATGTCAGGTATAGGATCTAAAAGAGATGAACAATCTAATGGTAAAGGAggaaaatcaagaagaaaaaaaaagccaCGTGCAGTAGAGCGACAGGCAGTTCAATTGCCCGCCATAATCCCATCACGAACCCTCCCATCTCATACTGGTCCATCTCATGTCAATGAGTCTTCCTTGCGTCCACCTGGTGTTGAAGTCAACCATTCCCAGCCTCAAAACACTAATTTTGTACCACCGAAAATCCCATCAGGACCCCTCCTATCTCATACTGCTCCACTTCATGTCAATCAGTCTTTCTTGCATCAATCTAGTGTTGAAGCCAACCATTCCCAGCCTCATAACAATGATTTTGTGCCTCCCATAATCCCATCACGACTCCTCTATTCTCATACTGATCCACTTCATATAAATAAGCATGCTTCGCCTCAACCTAGTCTTAACAATCGATCTCAGCCTCATAACATTGAATCTCAACCACAACCTAATCAATCCCAGCCTATAAATCAAGAAACGGAACCGTTGATGTCACCATCAACCAATGTGACTCCAGCCACCTCGTTTAGTACGGTTGGAAATGGAGATGATGATCAACGAATATGGATTGTACCTGAAGCGGCTAG GTTTCATCCTCACAAGCAAGTAATTCAAGGTATTACTGATTGCATTTGTAGTAAATTTGAGTTggctagaccttcttggaagaaGTTCCCAGAATCTACTCATAATATGTGGTTTGAGGAATTCAAG AAGAAATTTAGATGGCTCCCTCACTATAATCATGCTATACGGCGCAATTTTGAGAAAAGGGCAGTTGCAAGGATGAGCCAACTTTTTCAAGATGTTAGAAAGAACTTGACTGTGAAGCCACATTGGATGGGGGATGCTGTATTCAAGGAGATGAAGGAGCATTGGGAGTCTCCTGAGTTCAAGGAAAAGTCCGAACAAAACAAAAAGAATCGTGATTCAAATGCTGGTGCATCACTTCATACAGGTGGTTGTATACCTCATCGAGTGATCTTTAAGAGAATG AAAGAAGCTACTGGAAAAGATCCTTCAATTTCAGATTTTTATTTTCGCACTCATCGCAAGAAAAGTGATAGCAGTTGGGTAAATGAGAAAGCTGAAGCTACTTAT CGTGAAAAAACATCTAAATCCTTTTCTTCCCCGATTAAAAATGCAGCAGCTGGACACATAGCTCATTGTGCCTTTTACATTatgagtttggatttgataagTGAGAAACTTGGGAGTCCATCAGCTTTAGAGGATAAGTAG